From one Culex quinquefasciatus strain JHB chromosome 3, VPISU_Cqui_1.0_pri_paternal, whole genome shotgun sequence genomic stretch:
- the LOC6038820 gene encoding staphylococcal nuclease domain-containing protein 1, whose protein sequence is MSAAPAPTAAPVPVLKKGIVKQVLSGDSVIIRGQPKGGPPPEKQINFAGVTAPKLARRPTNTSAEASKDEPYAWEAREYLRQRLIGQEVWWFAERPPNATRDYGAIYLGKDPTTSENIVESIVSEGLVSVRRENARQNAEPSRLAELEDAAKAARKGKWSDAPLSEHVRNITWTIENPKAFFDQNDGKPIKAIIEHVRDGSTVRAFLLPGFQHITLMMSGIRCPGFKLDADGKPDATADVPFAEEARYFVESRLLQREVEVRLESVNNNNFVGTIIFPKGSIAEALLREGFAKCVEWSMPYVKEGVDRLRASEKHAKTNRLRLWKDYQAPTAAFSSKDKDLTGTVIEVYNGDAILVKVSPTLTKKVFFSSIKPPREAARVADEEGNLPPRPKGSRPLYDVPWMFEAREYLRKKLIGKKVNCSLDYVTPARDNYPEKCCYTVTLGGANVAEALVSKGLATVIKYRQDDDQRSVHYDELRSAETQAAKGLKGVHAKDDIPTHRINDLTVDHSRIKHQYLPSWQRALRTEAVVEFVASGSRFRIYCPKDSCLVTFLLAGISCPRSGRPALNGIPAQEGEPFGDDALAFSKERILQRDVSVKIETTDKAATSVIGWLWTEGNVNLSVALVEEGLASVHFTAEKTEHFRALTEAEGRAKAKRKNIWKDWVEKTEDENKENEDEKEDPAAPADRKVKYESVVVTEVTPELKFYAQHADQGAKLEELMTKLRQEFRAMPPVTGSYNPRRGDLCAAKFSEDNEWYRAKVEKVEKGGNVSILYVDYGNRELAPTTRLAMLPPAFLSDKPYAHEYSLALVVLPTDEDDRKDAIKAFADDALNKTLQMNVEYRVTGAEHVTLVDPATKSDVGKDLIGDGFLIAEKNKKDRRLQKLINDYKEAEQSARKNRNGIWQYGDSTEDQAGEFGLGGPR, encoded by the exons GTCCTGTCCGGCGACTCCGTCATCATCCGCGGCCAGCCCAAGGGAGGTCCGCCACCGGAGAAGCAGATCAACTTTGCCGGAGTGACCGCGCCGAAGCTCGCCCGCCGACCGACCAACACCTCCGC GGAAGCCTCCAAGGATGAGCCGTACGCGTGGGAAGCCCGCGAGTATCTGCGCCAGCGGTTGATCGGCCAGGAAGTGTGGTGGTTTGCCGAGCGACCCCCGAACGCAACCCGCGACTACGGAGCGATCTACCTCGGTAAGGATCCGACCACGTCGGAGAACATCGTCGAGTCGATCGTGTCGGAAGGTTTGGTGTCGGTGCGTCGTGAAAATGCCCGCCAGAACGCCGAACCGTCGCGACTGGCCGAACTGGAGGACGCTGCCAAGGCGGCCCGCAAGGGCAAGTGGAGTGACGCGCCGCTGTCGGAGCACGTGCGCAACATCACCTGGACCATCGAGAACCCGAAGGCGTTCTTCGACCAGAACGATGGCAAACCGATCAAGGCCATCATCGAGCACGTGCGCGACGGATCGACGGTGCGTGCCTTCCTGCTGCCCGGCTTCCAGCACATTACCCTCATGATGTCCGGCATTCGGTGCCCCGGCTTCAAGCTGGACGCCGACGGCAAACCGGACGCCACGGCCGACGTGCCGTTCGCCGAGGAAGCCCGCTACTTTGTCGAGTCCCGCCTGCTGCAACGCGAGGTCGAAGTCCGGCTCGAGTCGGTCAACAATAACAACTTTGTCGGCACCATCATCTTCCCCAAGGGCAGCATCGCGGAAGCTTTGCTCCGTGAAGGTTTCGCCAAGTGCGTCGAGTGGAGCATGCCGTACGTGAAGGAGGGCGTCGACCGACTCCGTGCCTCGGAAAAACACGCCAAGACGAACCGGCTGCGCCTCTGGAAGGACTACCAAGCGCCGACGGCCGCCTTCAGCTCCAAGGACAAGGACCTCACCGGCACCGTCATCGAGGTGTACAACGGCGATGCCATCCTCGTCAAGGTCAGCCCGACCCTCACCAAGAAGGTGTTCTTCTCGAGCATCAAGCCGCCGCGTGAGGCCGCCCGCGTTGCCGACGAGGAAGGCAACCTGCCGCCCCGCCCCAAGGGATCCCGCCCGCTGTACGACGTGCCGTGGATGTTCGAGGCGCGCGAGTACCTGCGCAAGAAGCTCATCGGCAAGAAGGTCAACTGCAGCCTGGACTACGTGACGCCGGCCCGCGACAACTACCCCGAGAAGTGCTGCTACACGGTGACGCTGGGCGGAGC CAACGTGGCGGAAGCGCTCGTCTCCAAGGGTCTGGCCACCGTCATTAAGTACCGCCAGGACGACGACCAGCGCTCGGTGCACTACGACGAGCTGCGTTCGGCCGAAACGCAGGCGGCCAAGGGCCTGAAGGGCGTGCACGCCAAGGACGACATTCCGACGCACCGGATCAACGACCTGACGGTGGACCACTCGCGCATCAAGCACCAATATCTGCCGTCGTGGCAGCGCGCCCTGCGTACCGAGGCCGTCGTTGAGTTCGTGGCGAGCGGATCGCGGTTCCGGATTTACTGTCCGAAGGACAGCTGCCTGGTGACGTTCCTGCTGGCGGGTATTTCTTGCCCCCGGTCGGGTCGCCCCGCGTTGAACGGCATTCCGGCCCAGGAGGGTGAACCGTTCGGAGACGATGCGTTGGCCTTCAGCAAGGAGCGAATCCTGCAGCGGGACGTGAGCGTCAAGATTGAAACGACGGACAAGGCCGCCACCAGTGTGATCGGATGGCTGTGGACCGAGGGCAACGTGAACCTGTCGGTGGCACTCGTCGAGGAGGGTCTCGCGTCGGTGCACTTTACTGCCGAAAAGACGGAACACTTCCGGGCGCTGACGGAGGCCGAAGGCCGCGCCAAGGCCAAGAGGAAAAACATCTGGAAGGACTGGGTCGAGAAGACCGAGGACGAGAACAAGGAGAACGAGGACGAAAAGGAAGATCCGGCGGCACCGGCTGACCGCAAGGTCAAGTACGAAAGCGTCGTCGTGACGGAAGTTACGCCCGAGCTCAAGTTCTACGCCCAGCACGCCGACCAGGGCGCCAAGCTGGAGGAACTGATGACCAAGCTGCGCCAGGAGTTCCGCGCGATGCCGCCGGTCACCGGTTCGTACAACCCCCGACGGGGTGATCTGTGCGCGGCCAAGTTCAGCGAAGACAACGAGTGGTACCGCGCCAAGGTCGAGAAGGTCGAAAAGGGCGGCAACGTGTCCATCCTGTACGTCGACTACGGTAACCGCGAG CTCGCACCCACGACCCGCCTCGCGATGCTGCCGCCCGCCTTCCTGTCCGACAAGCCGTACGCGCACGAGTACAGCCTGGCGCTCGTCGTGCTGCCAACGGACGAGGACGACCGGAAGGACGCCATCAAGGCGTTCGCCGACGACGCGCTCAACAAGACCCTGCAGATGAACGTCGAGTATCG CGTCACCGGTGCCGAGCACGTGACCCTCGTTGACCCCGCCACCAAGTCCGACGTCGGAAAGGATTTGATCGGAGACGGTTTCCTGATTGCCGAGAAGAACAAGAAGGACCGCAGACTGCAGAAGCTG ATCAACGACTACAAGGAGGCCGAGCAGTCCGCCCGCAAGAACCGCAACGGCATCTGGCAGTACGGTGACAGCACCGAGGACCAGGCCGGAGAGTTTGGCCTGGGTGGCCCCCGTTAA
- the LOC6038819 gene encoding uncharacterized protein LOC6038819 — MDKDTSRMFTNNKMLDEVRLLNARNDKLLKDFGIDLNNLNDAACEALADYAKIKQLTGLTELEPSFVDDYCYQEQSKALEARLQTITLKAQLKRLRAEIKAEETDLAKLEHFVTESQAQLISSDEMEKLRVTREKWIEMLRSKQRTLMEKADVLNLDDLIAKVNAIEAEENA; from the exons atggataAAG ACACTTCAAGGATGTTTACCAACAACAAAATGTTGGATGAAGTTCGTCTGCTGA ACGCCCGCAACGATAAACTGCTCAAGGATTTTGGCATCGACCTGAACAACCTGAACGATGCCGCCTGCGAAGCTCTGGCCGATTACGCCAAAATCAAACAGCTCACGGGCCTAACCGAGCTGGAACCGTCCTTTGTGGACGACTACTGCTACCAGGAGCAGTCCAAAGCGCTGGAAGCCCGCCTGCAGACCATCACGCTGAAGGCACAACTCAAACGGCTCCGGGCCGAGATCAAAGCCGAAGAGACGGATTTGGCCAAACTGGAGCACTTTGTGACGGAAAGCCAGGCCCAACTGATTAGCAGCGACGAGATGGAGAAGTTGCGCGTCACGCGAGAAAAGTGGATCGAAATGCTGCGGAGTAAGCAG CGAACATTGATGGAAAAGGCAGATGTACTGAACTTGGACGATTTAATAGCAAAAGTAAACGCTATTGAAGCAGAAGAAAATGCCTAG